A DNA window from Pseudomonadota bacterium contains the following coding sequences:
- a CDS encoding diadenylate cyclase, which produces MNSDNALFLKTAFKIAARVGASAVVVHADPLDDMEWSEPIPKRRKVILLSRKRKMESGEEARGTLASRANAVLTLPRIALTRISLIKIGTTLALSQELVKPGDKIVFAVGPADSGPLDLIQSVDTSKESEIIAGRSVGKISETVQPELFQAVLNLAIELAETGREGKPIGTIFVVGDHEKVMQLSKQMIMNPFRGYEEEERNLLTSSMKETMREFAAMDGAFVIADDGTVLASGRYLGAATDESQLPRGLGSRHIAAAGITSLTRALAFVISESSGDVRIFRDGKIIMHIEKAPSKK; this is translated from the coding sequence ATGAACAGCGACAACGCCCTCTTCCTCAAGACCGCCTTCAAAATCGCCGCAAGGGTCGGCGCCTCGGCGGTCGTGGTCCACGCCGATCCTCTCGACGACATGGAATGGAGCGAGCCGATCCCCAAGAGGCGCAAGGTGATCCTCCTCTCGAGAAAGAGGAAGATGGAGAGCGGCGAGGAGGCCAGGGGCACCCTCGCCTCCAGGGCGAACGCGGTGCTGACGCTCCCGCGGATCGCGCTGACGAGGATCTCGCTCATAAAGATAGGCACGACGCTGGCCCTCTCGCAGGAGCTGGTGAAGCCGGGCGATAAGATCGTCTTCGCCGTGGGGCCCGCCGACTCCGGCCCGCTCGACCTCATCCAGTCGGTCGACACCTCGAAGGAGTCGGAGATAATAGCGGGCCGCAGCGTGGGCAAGATCTCCGAGACGGTCCAGCCCGAGCTCTTCCAGGCGGTCCTCAACCTCGCCATCGAGCTGGCCGAGACCGGCCGCGAGGGCAAACCCATAGGCACCATCTTCGTGGTGGGCGACCACGAGAAGGTGATGCAGCTCTCGAAGCAGATGATAATGAACCCGTTCCGCGGATACGAGGAGGAGGAGCGCAACCTCCTCACCTCGTCGATGAAGGAGACGATGCGCGAGTTCGCGGCGATGGACGGCGCCTTCGTCATCGCGGACGACGGGACCGTGCTCGCGTCGGGGCGCTACCTCGGGGCGGCGACCGACGAGTCGCAGCTCCCCCGCGGCCTCGGGAGCCGCCACATAGCCGCGGCGGGAATCACATCCTTGACCCGCGCGCTCGCCTTTGTTATATCCGAGTCCTCCGGAGACGTGAGGATCTTCAGGGACGGCAAGATAATAATGCACATCGAGAAAGCCCCGTCGAAGAAGTGA
- a CDS encoding CDP-alcohol phosphatidyltransferase family protein produces MVTPADMLTILRLVLTPVFLALFAAGLHGWAIACFSVAGATDLVDGTVARLTGRPSKLGALLDPLADKALIQTCFISLAVVGILPLWFVLLALARDAMIISGIAYLTRSKVEIPIRALIISKIATFCMLLVAVTGLVIRMSPAAVFIGRPLQLWLIWGIVITAALLLISGVKYLMIGFDILRNRSIREERFR; encoded by the coding sequence ATGGTCACGCCGGCGGACATGCTCACGATTCTCAGGCTGGTGCTCACGCCGGTGTTCCTGGCCCTGTTCGCGGCCGGCCTCCACGGCTGGGCGATCGCCTGCTTTTCAGTGGCGGGCGCCACCGACCTCGTCGACGGCACGGTCGCCAGGCTCACCGGCAGGCCTTCGAAGCTAGGGGCGCTTCTCGACCCTCTCGCCGACAAGGCGCTCATCCAGACCTGCTTCATATCGCTCGCCGTGGTCGGGATCCTCCCGCTGTGGTTCGTGCTTTTGGCGCTGGCCCGCGACGCGATGATCATCTCGGGCATCGCCTACCTCACCCGATCGAAGGTCGAGATACCCATCAGGGCGCTCATCATCTCCAAGATAGCCACCTTCTGCATGCTCCTTGTGGCTGTGACCGGGCTTGTGATCCGCATGAGCCCGGCCGCTGTCTTCATCGGCCGGCCGCTCCAACTGTGGCTCATCTGGGGCATCGTGATCACCGCCGCGCTGCTCCTCATAAGCGGCGTGAAGTACCTCATGATAGGGTTCGACATACTCCGCAACCGCAGCATCCGCGAAGAGCGCTTCAGATGA
- the lipB gene encoding lipoyl(octanoyl) transferase LipB — translation MISGQGRVEWRDLGRVRYAKAWRMQEDLRRERRAGRIPDRLLLLEHDPVITQGRRGIASDVLSGADALAAEGIELVVTNRGGRATYHGPGQLVGYFIFDLAKARLGVREFVRMVEEMLIGTVGEFGIRAERDEGHPGIWAGGEKLAAIGLNVSHGVTQHGFALNAGCDLSPYRHIVACGISDRGVTTMERLLDRPVGMDELKRAAVGAAAAVFGRDMVEWDGR, via the coding sequence ATGATATCCGGACAGGGCAGAGTCGAGTGGCGGGACCTGGGCAGGGTCCGGTACGCAAAGGCCTGGCGGATGCAGGAGGATCTGCGCCGCGAGCGCCGGGCCGGCCGCATCCCCGACCGTCTGCTCCTGCTCGAGCACGATCCGGTCATCACGCAGGGGCGCAGGGGGATCGCCTCGGACGTCCTCTCCGGCGCCGATGCGCTGGCGGCCGAGGGGATTGAGCTCGTTGTCACCAACCGCGGGGGCAGGGCGACCTACCACGGCCCGGGGCAGCTGGTCGGCTACTTCATCTTCGACCTCGCAAAGGCGCGGCTGGGCGTGAGGGAGTTCGTGCGCATGGTCGAGGAGATGCTGATTGGGACCGTGGGCGAGTTCGGGATCAGGGCCGAAAGGGATGAGGGGCACCCTGGGATCTGGGCCGGGGGCGAGAAGCTCGCGGCCATAGGGCTCAACGTCTCGCACGGCGTCACCCAGCACGGCTTCGCGCTGAACGCGGGCTGCGATCTTTCCCCGTACCGCCACATCGTGGCGTGCGGCATAAGCGACCGCGGGGTCACCACGATGGAGCGGCTGCTCGACAGGCCGGTCGGGATGGACGAGCTCAAGCGGGCGGCTGTGGGGGCCGCGGCCGCGGTCTTCGGTCGCGATATGGTCGAGTGGGACGGGCGCTAG